A genomic segment from Alteribacillus bidgolensis encodes:
- the cysK gene encoding cysteine synthase A, whose protein sequence is MQVVNNMSDLVGQTPLVKLNRLPDPKGAAVYLKLEFQNPSGSVKDRAAKNMIVQAEKEGQLTPDSIIIEPTSGNTGIGLAMNASARGYRSILVMPDSMSNERINLLKAYGAEVELTPGHKKMPRAIERAHELVKEIPNSFMPMQFENKANPDAHRKTTALEIKEAMDEVGKPLGSFVAASGTGGTVTGTGEELKKYYPNLPVFVVEPYGSPVLSGGKPGPHKLVGTSPGFIPPVLNQDVYNKIYKITDEDAYEATHGLAREEGILVGPSSGAACFAAMEAAKHMSQSEAVVAIACDTGERYLSTDLFDFESEQ, encoded by the coding sequence ATGCAAGTAGTAAACAATATGTCAGATCTTGTCGGACAAACGCCATTAGTAAAATTAAATCGTCTTCCTGATCCAAAAGGAGCAGCCGTTTATCTTAAATTAGAATTCCAAAACCCAAGCGGGAGTGTCAAAGATAGAGCAGCCAAGAATATGATTGTTCAAGCGGAAAAAGAAGGCCAGCTCACTCCAGACTCTATCATCATCGAACCAACCTCCGGAAACACGGGAATTGGCCTGGCTATGAACGCATCTGCTCGCGGCTACCGCTCCATCCTAGTCATGCCAGATTCCATGTCAAACGAAAGAATTAATTTACTTAAAGCGTACGGAGCAGAAGTAGAACTTACACCTGGACATAAAAAAATGCCTAGGGCAATTGAACGGGCTCATGAACTTGTAAAAGAAATTCCAAACAGTTTTATGCCGATGCAATTTGAAAATAAAGCAAATCCTGACGCGCACCGCAAGACAACAGCTTTAGAAATTAAAGAAGCAATGGATGAGGTCGGCAAACCGCTTGGTTCGTTTGTTGCAGCCTCAGGAACAGGCGGAACGGTTACCGGAACCGGGGAGGAACTTAAAAAGTATTATCCAAATCTTCCTGTATTTGTAGTAGAGCCATATGGATCTCCTGTACTTTCAGGCGGAAAGCCCGGCCCTCATAAATTGGTGGGCACAAGTCCAGGTTTTATTCCACCTGTATTAAACCAAGATGTCTACAATAAAATTTATAAAATTACAGATGAAGATGCTTATGAAGCAACACACGGCCTGGCAAGAGAAGAAGGGATATTGGTTGGCCCTTCATCTGGTGCAGCTTGCTTTGCGGCAATGGAAGCTGCCAAACACATGTCACAAAGCGAAGCCGTAGTGGCCATTGCTTGTGATACCGGCGAACGTTATTTATCGACCGACCTTTTTGACTTTGAAAGTGAACAATAG
- a CDS encoding DeoR family transcriptional regulator, with protein sequence MRTSTDRMITRVKSIYLYIKEKGTVTTRELVDEFGITQRTIQRDLNVLEYNHLVHSPSRGKWTITRKKVKAS encoded by the coding sequence TTGAGGACTTCAACCGACCGAATGATCACCCGTGTAAAATCCATTTACCTTTATATTAAAGAGAAAGGAACGGTGACAACAAGGGAACTGGTTGACGAATTCGGAATCACCCAGCGTACGATTCAGCGCGATCTGAACGTCCTGGAATACAATCACCTCGTGCATAGTCCGTCAAGGGGGAAATGGACAATAACTAGGAAAAAAGTAAAAGCATCTTAA